One Pseudochaenichthys georgianus chromosome 7, fPseGeo1.2, whole genome shotgun sequence DNA segment encodes these proteins:
- the ampd1 gene encoding AMP deaminase 1 codes for MPKVSVPETDDKMRAFAEQVFASETKGEGVRDELSIFDVDEDCPIMHMEMAHHLHTEDVAEKRKRHQRCHTMSLPGASAKAGGATVVSVEVETPTYLEVPDFQRVAIIGDYASGVTMDDFELSCKGLYRALTIREKYMRLAFQRFPRTTSEYLCDIEGETFNPEDQVQPVFTPPPKNGEDPFDTKTLPKNLGYVARMKDGVIYVYNDAAAADKHEHKNLPCPDYNTFIDDMNFLIALIAQGPTKTYTHRRLKFILSKFNVHEMLNEMEEMNELKSNPHRDFYNCRKVDTHIHAAACMNQKHLLRFIKRSYRVDADRIVHKLNGKEVTMKELFESLHLHPYDLTVDSLDVHAGRQTFQRFDKFNAKYNPVGASELRDLYMKTENHIGGEYFATIIKEVAADLEEAKYQYAEPRLSIYGCNPSEWYNLSGWFVKNRVFSPHLKWMIQIPRIYDVFRGRNFVPHFGKMLENIFLPVFQATIEPHSNPDLSIFLRHVTGFDSVDDESKHSGHMFCSKSPKPEEWDIAKNPSYTYYIYYMYANITVLNQLRRERGMNTFTFRPHCGEAGAITHLLAAFMTADNISHGLNLKKSPVLQYLYYLTQIPIAMSPLSNNSLFLEYAKNPLLEFHQKGLMVSLSTDDPMQFHYTKEPLMEEYAIAAQVFKLSTCDMCEISRNSVIQSALSDEEKKQFLGDDYLKEGPEGNDIRKTNVAQIRMAFRYETLCYELHRIQEGMKSEETHSNSSL; via the exons ATGCCTAAAGTTTCAGTGCCAG AGACCGATGATAAGATGAGGGCCTTCGCGGAACAGGTCTTCGCGTCGGAGACCAAGGGTGAGGGTGTCCGCGATGAGCTCTCTATATTTGATGTGGATGAGGACTGTCCCATCATGCACATGGAGATGGCCCACCATCTGCACACTGAGGATGTTGCTGAGAAACG CAAGAGGCACCAGCGCTGCCACACCATGTCCCTGCCAGGAGCCTCTGCCAAGGCAGGTGGAGCCACTGTAGTGTCAGTGGAGGTGGAGACACCCACCTACCTGGAAGTACCTGACTTCCAGAGAGTGGCCATCATCGGAGACTACGCCTCCGGG GTGACCATGGATGACTTTGAGCTGTCCTGTAAGGGTCTGTACCGTGCCTTGACCATCAGGGAGAAGTATATGAGGCTTGCCTTCCAGCGCTTCCCACGAACAACTTCCGAGTACCTGTGTGATATTGAGGGAGAGACCTTCAACCCTGAGGATCAGGTGCAGCCAG TCTTCACACCTCCTCCAAAGAACGGAGAAGACCCCTTTGATACCAAGACCCTGCCAAAGAATCTGGGATACGTTGCTCGTATGAAGGATGGTGTCATCTACGTGTACAACGACGCTGCTGCTGCCGATAAACATGAGCACAAAAACCTGCCCTGCCCCGACTACAACACCTTCATTGACGATATGAACTTCCTCATTGCTCTCATTGCACAGGGCCCAAC TAAGACTTACACTCACCGCCGTCTCAAGTTCATCCTGTCCAAGTTCAATGTGCACGAGATGCTGAATGAGATGGAGGAGATGAATGAGCTGAAGTCTAACCCCCACAGGGACTTCTACAACTGCAGGAAG GTGGACACCCACATCCACGCTGCCGCCTGCATGAACCAGAAGCACCTGCTGCGCTTCATCAAGAGGTCTTACCGCGTGGACGCTGACCGCATCGTGCACAAGCTGAACGGGAAAGAGGTCACCATGAAGGAGCTCTTCGAGTCCCTTCACCTGCATCCTTATGACCTCACTGTGGACTCCCTGGATGTGCACGCT GGAAGACAAACCTTCCAGCGTTTCGATAAGTTCAACGCCAAATACAATCCCGTGGGAGCCAGTGAGCTGCGTGACCTGTACATGAAGACAGAGAACCACATTGGTGGAGAGTACTTTGCCACCATCATCAAG GAAGTAGCAGCTGACCTGGAGGAGGCCAAGTACCAGTATGCTGAGCCTCGTCTGTCCATCTACGGCTGCAACCCCAGCGAGTGGTACAACCTCTCTGGCTGGTTTGTCAAGAACAGAGTCTTCTCCCCACACCTCAAATGGATGATTCAAATTCCCAGGATCTA CGACGTCTTTAGAGGCAGGAACTTTGTGCCCCACTTTGGCAAGATGTTGGAGAACATTTTCCTTCCAGTGTTCCAGGCCACCATCGAGCCACACTCCAACCCCGATCTCAGCATCTTCCTCCGGCAT GTGACAGGTTTCGACAGCGTGGACGATGAGTCCAAGCACAGTGGTCACATGTTCTGCTCCAAGAGCCCCAAACCAGAGGAGTGGGACATCGCCAAGAACCCCTCCTACACCTACTACATCTACTACATGTATGCCAACATCACAGTGCTTAACCAGCTCCGCAG AGAGAGGGGGATGAACACTTTCACGTTCAGGCCTCACTGCGGTGAAGCCGGAGCCATCACCCATCTGCTGGCTGCCTTCATGACTGCTGACAACATCTCTCACGGCCTCAACCTCAAGAAG AGTCCTGTGCTGCAGTACCTGTACTACCTGACCCAGATCCCCATCGCCATGTCCCCTCTCAGCAACAACAGCCTGTTCCTGGAATACGCCAAGAACCCGCTGCTGGAATTCCACCAGAAGGGCCTGATGGTTTCTCTGTCCACAGACGACCCCATGCAGTTCCACTACACCAAG GAACCCCTGATGGAAGAGTACGCCATTGCAGCCCAGGTCTTCAAGCTCAGTACCTGCGACATGTGTGAGATCTCCAGGAACAGCGTCATCCAGAGCGCGTTGTCTGATGAG GAGAAGAAACAATTCCTGGGTGACGATTACCTGAAGGAGGGTCCGGAGGGCAACGACATCCGTAAAACCAACGTGGCCCAGATCCGTATGGCCTTTCGCTATGAGACCCTGTGCTACGAGCTCCACCGCATCCAGGAGGGCATGAAGTCTGAGGAAACACACTCAAACTCATCTCTTTGA